One genomic region from Sciurus carolinensis chromosome 2, mSciCar1.2, whole genome shotgun sequence encodes:
- the Gsc gene encoding homeobox protein goosecoid, producing MPASMFSIDNILAARPRCKDSVLPVAPSAAAPVVFPALHGDSLYGASGGTSSDYGAFYPRPVAPGGAGLPAAVGGSRLGYNNYFYGQLHVQAAPVGPACCGAVPPLGAQQCSCVPTPSGYEGPGSVLVSPVPHQMLPYMNVGTLSRTELQLLNQLHCRRKRRHRTIFTDEQLEALENLFQETKYPDVGTREQLARKVHLREEKVEVWFKNRRAKWRRQKRSSSEESENAEKWSKTTSKASPEKREEEGKSDLDSDS from the exons ATGCCCGCCAGCATGTTCAGCATCGACAACATCCTGGCCGCCCGGCCGCGCTGCAAGGACTCGGTGTTGCCGGTGGCGCCCAGCGCCGCGGCTCCGGTCGTCTTCCCGGCCCTGCACGGGGACTCGCTCTACGGCGCCAGCGGAGGCACCTCCTCGGACTATGGCGCCTTCTACCCGCGCCCGGTGGCCCCTGGCGGCGCGGGCCTCCCGGCCGCGGTCGGCGGCTCCCGCCTAGGGTACAACAACTACTTCTACGGGCAGCTGCACGTGCAGGCGGCGCCCGTGGGCCCGGCCTGCTGCGGGGCCGTGCCGCCGCTGGGCGCCCAGCAGTGCTCCTGCGTGCCGACGCCCTCAG GCTACGAGGGCCCAGGCTCGGTGCTGGTGTCCCCGGTACCGCACCAGATGCTGCCCTACATGAACGTGGGCACGCTGTCGCGCACCGAGCTGCAGCTCCTCAACCAGCTGCACTGCCGGCGGAAGCGGCGGCACCGCACCATCTTCACCGACGAGCAGCTCGAAGCGCTGGAGAACCTCTTCCAGGAGACCAAGTACCCGGACGTGGGCACGCGCGAGCAGCTGGCCCGGAAGGTGCATCTCCGGGAGGAGAAAGTGGAG GTCTGGTTTAAGAATCGCCGCGCCAAATGGAGGCGGCAGAAGCGGTCCTCGTCAGAGGAGTCGGAAAACGCCGAGAAGTGGAGCAAGACGACGTCGAAGGCATCGCccgagaagagggaagaggaaggtaaAAGCGATCTGGACTCGGACAGCTGA